A region of Lycium barbarum isolate Lr01 chromosome 3, ASM1917538v2, whole genome shotgun sequence DNA encodes the following proteins:
- the LOC132632653 gene encoding zinc finger protein SHOOT GRAVITROPISM 5 — protein MEDHQKELHFLSTHPNAANSSSWPSDSSANIRSSESLEPPSLDLQLSISVRPIKPPSQGVLTRAVNHNNHYNDVRFDSGYVEALKWQAAEQIRLAAIEKAYAERVRELTRREIEMAQSEFARARSMWERAKEEVEKAEKLKERATRRIDPTCMEVTCQSCSQKFRPH, from the coding sequence ATGGAAGATCACCAGAAGGAGCTACACTTTCTATCCACTCACCCAAATGCAGCAAACTCCTCCTCCTGGCCATCAGATTCTTCAGCAAACATCCGATCATCAGAATCATTGGAACCTCCTTCTTTGGACCTACAACTCTCAATCAGCGTAAGACCTATTAAGCCACCTTCACAAGGCGTCCTAACAAGGGCAGTCAATCATAATAATCACTACAACGATGTCCGATTCGATTCGGGCTACGTTGAGGCTCTTAAATGGCAAGCTGCTGAGCAAATCCGGTTGGCAGCCATAGAGAAAGCGTATGCTGAACGTGTGAGAGAACTTACTAGAAGAGAAATAGAGATGGCTCAGTCGGAATTTGCACGTGCGAGAAGTATGTGGGAGAGAGCTAAAGAGGAAGTTGAAAAAGCAGAAAAGTTGAAAGAAAGAGCAACTCGTAGGATTGATCCTACGTGCATGGAAGTTACATGTCAGTCTTGCAGTCAAAAATTTCGACCTCACTGA